In the genome of Acidimicrobiales bacterium, the window CTTGGAGTGGGTCAAGCCGGCGAGCACCATGCTGGCCGCCAGGACCGGCTCCACCACACCGATCCCCGAGGGGGTGATCGAAACAGTTGATGCCGTGGCGGCGGCCGCCCACACGACGATGAGATCGGTCAGCGGCAGGTGACCGCCCGCGGCGCGAATGGCGAGCGCCAGCGTCAGGGCATCGAGAGTCCAGTTCAGGACTCCGGCGGACACCGCGAAGCCAATGTCGCCGACGCTCGGACTGTAGGAGCCGAATTTCTCGATGAAGTTCCGGACCGACCCGGCAGGATCGGCGAGCGGGCACCGGCTGGCCCTGCCGGGCAGCCGGAACAGAAGGCCGGTCACAGTATCTTCGAGGCGGGCTCGGAGCGCTGGAAGGCGGGTGCCCACTGCCACTGTCGCGGTGAGGGCCAGCACGATGAGCGTTCCGGCCGCGCCGGCGCCCATGAAGGCCGGGTTCCCGCTGGCCGTGGCGGCCAGCCCGATGATGAGGGTGAAGGCCAGGGACGAGGCGACGCCGCTGGCCCCGAGCGCCCAGGTCACTGCAGGCGCTGCTGCTCCCTGGCGGTGGTACTGGCGCCACGTGTTGGTGGTGCCGGCGAGCGATCCGACAAGCGGGAGGCTGGCCGAGATGGCGTTGGACGCGAACGTGATGGCCGCGGCAGTGCGCCGCCGGACCGCGACTCCCGTGGTCCGCAGCGCCCGACGGTGCAGCCCGGCGAGAGCCGCCATCGACCCGGCTTCCGCCACCGCGGCCACGATCAGCCAGATCGGATGGGCGTGGACGATGGCGTGCAAGCCGGATGCAGCCAAATTGCCGCCTCCCAGCACTGCTGAAACCACGGCTAGGGGACCAATAGTCGATGCGAACGCGGCGACCCACACGCGGGCCGGCACGCGGCGCCGCTTGAACAGCCGCAATCGGGCCGACATGTCGGGGATCCACAGGCTGGCCACCCACCCCAGGCCCATCACGGCGGCGCCGCCGATCAGATCCAGGAAGAAGTGGTTGCCGGTGGCCATGACGACCGCGGCGGTGAGAACCGGGTACAGGTACACGGTTTTGCGGGCAATGGGCCGGCGCAACGGGCCCGCAGCCGCCCAAGCGCACCACAGCGCCCACCCAAGGTGCAGAGATGGCATGGTTGCGTACAGATCGGCTGCTCTCGAGGAGCTGCCCCGCTCGACATCGAAAATGGTGTGGAAGGCCACGTTGGTGTCGATGAAACCCGACCCGCCGAGCAACCGGGGCGGAGCCGACGGGTAGAGCCAAAAGACGACCAGGGCGATGAGCGTGCCGGCGACGATTACCCGCCGGGCCTGCCGATACCAGTCCGGGTGCGATCGCCACAGCCACACCAAAACGCTGATTGGCACCAGGAAGTGGAGTGTGGCGTAGTAGTAGTCGGCTGGGACGGCGAGCCACGACCGGGCCGCAACGAAGCGGTTGATCGACAGGTCGAACCCGATTTTGGCGCTGCGTTCCCATGCGAGGATGTTCCAGCCGTGTCGGGTCGCTGCAACCCGCGGGGCGTGGATTTGAGCGAGGTGGTAGAGGCCGTATCCTCCGCCCAGCAGAAGGAGCTCGGGCCACCAACGCGGGCGGGCGGACGTCCGGCCCGACCGGACCGCGGCAGCGAGATCGCTTGGTATCTCGCTCCCGTCAGTCATGTCAACTTTTCCTCACCGCAGCGGACCAACCTCTATGAAGTGTGAAGTGGTGACGACCCAAAATGTGGCCAACACCAGAAGGCCGCGAACAAGGCGGCGTCGTGGAACAGAGATGGACAGGTCCACCAACATTGGTCGTCACCCGCTTCTTCCCGAAGACGACCATGGCGTCGTTTAGCCCCAGCAGGATGGGATTGCCTACCTTGAGCTGGCCGGGGTTCCGGTGTGAAGCTTTCGGCGGCCTTGACTGTCGAGGAGGGTGGTCTCCGATATCTCGAGCGTCCTAGGGGACGGTCCAGCGATCTTCCCACTGTTCCATCATCGTGACTACCAGCCGCAGGTCTTGACCTTTTTCGGTCAGCTGATAATCCGAACGCGGTGGATGCAGTTGATACGGGACGCGCTCGAGTACGCCGGCGTCCACCAAGTCGTTCAGCCGTCTAGTGAGGGTGCTGGCGGATATTCCTAGCCGGGCTCGGAAGTCGTCGAAGCGGCTAACACCCGAGAGGGCGTCACTGACGATGAGCAGGCTCCGCCTTTGGCCGATCAGTCCTGTACAACTGGCGACGGGGCCGTTCATGTGGCGACGCCGGCGTTTCGCCGTCTCAGGACTCGCGGTCGGAGATCTCGCGGACCAGGTCCGCGACCGCGAGTAAGACGCCGGCCTCGGACCAGATTTCGTGACGTTCAAAGATCCAGCCGCCGGTGGATGCGGTCACTTGACTGGCCAACAGCGCCTGTGAAATGTCGTCATAGTCGCGGTCTGCTGCGGTGAACGTCATCGTGGCCGCGGTCAGGATTGTCGGACTGGGCTGGCGGAGAGGCTCGCCCTCTCGAAGGTGGAGTCTGACAGCTTGCATGTGGCTTGGCGGGTACCAGCAGTCGACCATCGACGCGACAAGGCGCCGGCCCTCGAGTTTGTGGTCGAGCGGGGTGAGCCAGACCACATCCCATCCGTCGCGGGGACCGCTCCCATCGACCTCAGCCGTTGGCCGATATTCGAAGTGCTGAGTGACGGGGACGGATGGCGAGGGCATCTCGATTGGGCGATAGGCCCCGGCGGGCATGGCGGCCGGAGGGCCTGCGTCACTTGGGAGCGACGGCCCGTCGGGCGCTCCGCTGATTACGTTGGCCAGGGCGAAGAGGCGTTGCTGCACGAAGTCGACAGATGTCACACCTGTTCCGGGTCTGCTTATCAGCCGAATCGGTTCGTACGCGAAAGCACCAACACGCGGCAAGCCCAAGATTTGCATGGACACCGAAAGAGGCACTTCCACGAATGCTTTGCGCAGCTCGTCGGCCGCGGCCAGAGCAAAGCTCAGCAGATAGCCGGCTGTCGGACCGTTGTTAGCCCACCAGTCGAAGTCAAGGTTCGACAGCGAGGGGGCGGTCAACCAACACACTCCCGTGGGTCAGTGGGGTCGCCGCCGACGACTTGATCCGCGGAGCTCGCCAGGAGGAAAAGCATTTTGGGGTTGAGGTCGCTCATTAGGCTTCGAGCGGCGCGGCGAGGAAGGGCTCTTGTTCGACCTCTTCGCCGTCGTTACTGATCACCGGGTGGGCTGGCAACAGCAGTAGGGCCATGACTCCACCCAGGGCACTTAGGATGGCAATAGGGATGAGGGCCACCTTCATCCCGTCGAAGAAGGCTCGTGTCGCGGCCGTGTGCACGGCGTTCCCGACGCCGGCGCGACCGCTGAGGCTGGGGCTCGAAGCCACCCGGAACGCGGCGCCGACCGAATCCCGGGCCGTGCGGGCCAACTGGGGGGCCAACGTGGAGGGAAGCCGACCGGCCACATGGTTGCGATAGATCGACGCGTAGATGCTGCCGGTCACAGCGATGCCCAGGGTGCTGCCGAGCAGCCGGGTGGCATCATTGACAGCGGAGCCGATGCCAGCTTTGGCTGCCGACACGACGCCCAAGATGGCCTCGGTTGCCGGTGCACTGACCAAACCCACGCTGCTGCCGCCGACGATCATCTGGCCGACGATCTCGGGATAGCCAGTATGGATGCTCACCCTGGACACCCAAGCGAAGAATGCGGCCGAACAGAACATGCCGATGGCAACAATTTGTTTGGTGCCGACATTTACGGCCAGCTTGGTGCCGACTACCGACATCACGCCCACCGAGAGCGCGACCGGCAGCAGGTGCACGCCGGTCTCGAGCGGTGCGTACCGCTTGAAGAACTGGAAGTACTGCGTGATGAGGAAACTGAAACCGGTCAGCCCGAAGAAGATCACCGTGACCGAGCCGCTCGCCGCGGTGAAACGCGGATTGCGGAAGAGGCTGATGTCGAGCATGGGTTCATCGGCGCCGCGCTCGCGAAGAACAAAGACCGCGAACAGAACAGCCGCGATCGCGTAGCCGGCGATACTGCGCCTACTGCCCCAGCCGTGACTGGGCGCCTCGATCAGTGTGAATGTCAGTACAGCCATTGCGGCGGCCGACAGCACGAGCCCGGCCAAGTCGAACCTGTGCGCGCTCGGGTCGCGCGATGTCGGCACGCTTGACGCCGCCATGAGGGCGGCGAGTCCGGCCACCGGGGCCATCGCATAGAAGATGCTCGACCAGCTGAACTGCTCGAGCAGCCAGCCGCCCACGATCGGCCCGAGGGCGATGGCCATCCCCGTGGTCGCACCCCACAAGCCGATCGCTTTGGCCCGGGCTGTACGGTCGGTGAAAATGTTCGAGATCAGTGACAGGGTGGCCGGGAAGATCATCGCCGCACCGACGCCCATGACGCAGCGGGCCGCGATCAGCGGCCCGACCGACGTGGTCACGCCACCGAACACGCTGCCCGCGCCGAACACCACGAGCCCCCCGACCAGGAACTCCTTGCGGCCGAGACGGTCGCTCAGGCTGCCGGCTGCCAACAGCAGCGCCGCGAACAGGAGGTTGTAGCCGTCAACGACCCACTGCAGCTGCGAGTTCGACGCATGCAGCTCCCGGACGAGGGACGGCAGGGCGACGTTCACGATCGTGATGTCGAGGTTGATTATGAACGCTGCGAGCAGCAGCGAAGGCAGGACTAAAGCACGGCGTTGCATGCTTGACAGACTAAATAGGCTTGTAGAAAATATCAAGTGATAATCGCTAGTTGTAAAGCGAACTTGAGCTAGAGTATGGCCATGGCCAAGCGCTCCTACCAGCACTACTGCGCGATCGCCAAGGCGCTGGACTTGATCGGCGACCGCTGGAACCTCCTGATCGTGCGCGAACTGCTCCTACAGGGCCCCTGCCGGTACACCGACCTGCTTCACGGGTTGCCGGGAATCGCCTCCAACCTGCTCACGGACCGTCTGCGAGACCTCGAAGAAGCCGGCGTGATCACCCGAGAGGACGCACCCCCGCCGATCGCAACCACGCTGTTCCGTCTCACCCCGCGCGGTCTCGAACTCAAGGCCATAGTCCACGATCTCGGGCGTTGGGGCGCACCGCTGATGGCTGAACGCGATGAACGAGACGTGTACCGGGAAAGCTGGCTCGCACTGCCGGTCAGCTTGTTCGTCACCGACCGAGCGCCGGAGGAGCCCCCGGTCACGATCGAGCTACGGGCGGGCGGCGAGCCCATCACGGTGGTGACCGGTGAAGGCAAGCTTCATACCCGGCCGGGCGGCACCCCGCACCCCGACCTGGTCCTAACTGGCGAGCCACAATTAGTCGTGGGTGTTCTCACCGGCGACCTCACTCTGAGCGCGGCACGCGGCCGTGGACTGCGCACACAGGGGAACACGAAAGTCCTCGCACGGCTTCAGCCAGAGTTCCAGTAGGGATTTCTCGCTCGGATGCCCAAACGCGCGGCGACGGGGCAGACCGTCGCCCTCTTGGGGTGTTGACTGATACGGCGACGAGCGCATGAAGGTGTTCGATTTTCGGAAATTCTCGACGGGAAACTGTCCGCGGACCCTTACGAGATCGACCTGCTTCAGGCGCTGGTCTGCTTGATCTGCCCGACTTCTATCAGGTGACCGTCGGGGTCGTGGAGGTAGCAGCGGATCTCTTGGCCGCGATCGATGGGCGGGGTGATGAACTTGGCCCCTCGCCCACTCCATGTCTCGTAGACGGCCTGGATGTCGGCGACGCGGATGTTTAAGAAACTGCTCACTCGATCGAGATTCTCTGGTGTGTGAAGAGTGATCGTCGGCTTGTCATCGGTTGGCCCGCCGCCGGTGTTGATGATGATCCAGCTGTTGGCGAGCGCGACCACGGTCGGCTCGCCGGCGAGCACGATCTCCCCGCCCAGAATATCGGTGTAGAAGCGGCCGGCACGCTCGACGTCAGAGGCGACAATGAAGTGGGTAAGTGCGATTCCTTCGCTCAGCGTGGGAAGGCCTGGCATCTCGTGTTCCTCCGTGTCGTCGCATCCGCATGTCGCGTCCACATATCGCGTCCAGTTCGTCCTGGGACGCGACCTCCTCCTGGAGATTACCCGTGAAGGTTGTGTCACGCAACTGACACTCGTAGAATTGGGTTGGAATGTTGAACCGTGACTACGAAGGCCAGAACTGTTCGGTGGCCCGAGCCCTCGAGATTGTCGGTGCGCGCTGGACGCTACTCATCATCCGCGACGTCCTTCTCGGGCTGCGACGGTTCGACCAGCTCCAAAACAGCTTGGGCATCGCTCGAAATGTGCTGAGCGACCGTCTGAACTGGCTGGTCAGTGAGGGGGTGCTCGAGCGGGTCCGCTACAGCGATCACCCGAGTCGATATGAGCACCAGCCCACCAAGAAGGGACGCGATCTGAACATCGCGCTGACCGCGTTGCGCCAGTGGGGCGATGACTACCTGAACGAAGCGCCTCCGCGCCTTCAACTCCGCAAGTCCGACAAGAAGCCGGTCGTCGCGGCCATCGTGCCGAAAGGTACCAAGAGCCTTCGCCTCGATGAGATAGAGACGGTTCCGGGGCCAGGCGCCTCCACGTAGGGCCTCTGAGCGACGGTTCAGCGGCGTTGGAAGACGCCGGTTTCGCCCGCTCGTTAGGCGCCACATCGAAGAATCGTCCCGAAGCCACACGGGACCACGACGCGGCGCCAAACATACGTTGCGTTACACAACTAACCGCAGTACTGTCATGTCAGTTGCTTCACAAAACTCACATCGGAGGACCGACGGTGTCGAAAACGATCCTAATTACAGGCGCAAGCAATGGCTTTGGCCGTGATACGGCCGAGACTCTCCACAGGGCCGGCCACAGGGTGTACGCCTCAATGCGCCAGATCGAAGGCAAGAACCGCCCCACCGCCGAAGCCCTCCGCAAGCTCGACGTCAAAACCGTGCAACTAGACGTTCGCATCGACCGGTCCGTCGACGCAGCCGTCGAATACGTGCTGGCGGATGCCGGCAAGATCGATGTCCTCATCAATAATGCTGGTATCGGGTCTGCAGGGGTCACCGAGGCCTTCACGACACAACAGGCCAGGGCCGTCTTCGACACCAATGTCATCGGCCTTCTGCGAGTCACCCGCGCCGTACTCCCCTCCATGCGCAAGAGGAACGACGGCCTGATCATCAACATCGGGTCGGTCCTCGGCCGCCTGACAATCCCGTTCCTGGGCCTCTACGGCGCCAGCAAGTTCGCAGTCGAAGCGCTGACCGACAGTCTTCGCTACGAACTCTCCCAGCTCGGAGTCGAGGTCGTGGCCGTTCAGCCGAGCGCGTATCCGACCAACTTCTTTGCCGCCAGCGAACCCCCCGCCCGAACCGAAATATCGAAGTCCTATGGCGAGGTGAGCGGCATAGTCGACGCGCTGTCCGCATCCCTGACCGAGAGGTTCGAAGGCGCCGACGCCCCCGACCCGCACGACGTCGCAGAGGCGATCCTCGGACTCGTTGATCAGGACAAAGGCTACCGCGCCGTCCGCACCGTCGTCGGGTCTTCCTTCGGCTCCGACAAGGCCAACGAAGACGTGGCGCCCCTTCAGGCGGGACTGGTCGAAGCCTTCGGCCTGAGCCACCTCGAGAAGCTCGCCGGATGAGAAGCTCCGCGTCGTCGCGCGGCTCCGGGCGCGGGACGAGCTCGCCGGGACATTCTCGGCCTCCGGTAAGAGAGACGCACAGAGACATGCCCGGAAGGAGAGGCCTGAATGCGAGCAACCTGTCGGCATTCTCGGAGCTCATCCCCCTTGATAGAGGGTTGTGCGTGGTCTCCACGGTCCGGCCCGATGGGAATGTCCACTCGTCAGTAGCGAACGCCGGCGTGCTGGCACACGTTGCCTCGAAGAACACGGTCGTCGGATTCGCAGCGATGGGTAGCTCGCAGAAACTGCGACACCTGCGGGCCGACCCTCACATCACAGTCGTAGCCCGAGCCGGGCTGCGCTGGGCGGCGGTGGAGGGCTACGCCGAGATCATCGGACCTGACGACCCGAGCCCACACATGGACGACGAATCCCTCCGGCAGCTGCTACGAGGTGTCTTCGTCGCCGCCGGCGGCACCCACCACGACTGGGACGCCTACGACCGGGTGATGGTCCAAGACCGACGTGCAGCGGTGCTCGTCACCCCGCGCCGGGTTTACACGAATCCCTCACGCTGATCGGACTTGACCATGACACTCCTCACCCAGGCCCCAACCCTGACGCCCACACGTCGCACCTCCCGGGAAGTGCTGATCATCGTGTGCGCCGGCATGGTGTTGGCGAGCCTCGACCTGTTCATCGTCAACGTCGCACTACCGCAAATCGCCCGCGATTTTCACACCTCCGATCTGTCCCAACTGTCATGGATTCTGAACGGCTACGCCATCGTGTACGCGGCCCTGCTGGTGTTCTTCGGCCGCCTGGCCGACCGCTACCGACGCGACCACGGATTCCTGGTCGGCGTGGCCGTCTTCACGGCCGCGTCGATAGCCTGCGCAGCCTCGTCGGGCATCTGGATGCTTGTCGCGTTCCGCCTTGTCCAAGCGGCGGGGGCCGCACTACTGACGCCAACCTCACTAGGGCTCATCCTGGCCACGACCGAACCGGAACGACGAGCGAGCTCCGTGCGGGCCTGGACCGCCGTCGCCGGACTTGCCGGCGCGCTCGGCCCGGTCATCGGAGGATTGCTGGTCGCGGCGAGCTGGCGCTGGGTGTTTCTCATCAACGTGCCGATCGGAGTCGCCGCGCTCATTGTGGGCTGGCGTCGGCTGCCTCATGTGCCAGGTCATCCGACGACACGGCCTTCGCCGCCCGGTGTCATCTTGGCCTGCGCCGGGACGGCACTGCTGACGACGGCGCTTGTCAAAGGCACCGACTGGGGCTGGCACTCCGCCGCCCTCATCGGGACCGCCTCCGGCGCGGTCGTGCTAATCGGGGCCTTCGTCGCACACTGCCTATACAGCACACGACCGCTGATCGATCCCAAGATGTTCCAATCTCGGGCCTTCCTGGGTGCATCGATCATCGCCATGATCTACTCCGCCGCGTTCGCCGCCATGCTGCTTTCGATCGTCCTGTGGGAGCAGGGTCCCTGGGGCTGGTCGCCCCTGCGATCAGCACTCGGGCTCGCACCCGGCCCGCTGATGGTTCCCATCGTCTCCTTCGGACTGACCAGTCGAGCCCTGGCCCGGTTCGGCCCCGCCCGCGTCATCTCTTTCGGATGCGCAATCTTCGGATCGGGCCTGGCGTGGTGGGCGTTAGCCGTCCATTTGAAGCCGAACTACGGCACCGGTGTCTTGGGCGGACTCCTGGTCTGCGGAGTAGGCGTCGGGCTGACCCTGCCCTCGATCATGTCGACCGGAGTCGGCGCGCTGCCACCCCAATCGTTCGCCACAGGCTCCGGGGCGATCAACATGCTCCGCCAGAGCGGCCTGGCGCTCGGAGTCGCCGTTCTGATCGCCGTGTTGGGTAGCGCCCATCATGGAACGGCGGCTTTGACCAGGTTCCGCCACGGATGGTGGGTGGCCGCCGCGATCGCGTTCTGTGCCGTCATACCTGCAACAGCGCTGCTAGGCCGAAAACTTTCGAACGCCGCCGGTTGAAATACGATCATCTCCTCGATCTCGTCACCGACGGATACGGCTGGGTTTTACCGCTGAATGACATCCCAGACCGCAATCGAATCCGAGGGGTCGCGATTGCAAACCCACTCCCTTTCGTGAATTCGCCGCCCGGAGCTATGTTCCCATGAGAGGGGAGACGTGGTAGTGAGTCAAGGCCCAGGAGGCGTCGGGGTCTTTGCGTGCCACGACGGTCAGGTAGACGGGGACCGGACCGTCCGGACGTTCAAATAGAACTGACGCGTAAGCGACGGTGACGGTCGGTGCGAGAACTCGGACCGATAGCAACTCGTAATCGGCGGTCAGCCCGATCGGCTGCTTGTCGTAGTAGGCGCTGATGTACTGCCGGCCGTACCCCGGTGTCGGGTCAAAACCCTGGAACAGAGCATCTGGAGTGAACACGTCGGCGACCGCTCCCGGGTCGTGCCTGGCTATCGCATCAGCCCATCGGTCGAGCAAGCCACGTATCACGAGCACTTCAGGAGCATCATCTGCAGGAGAACCGTGCAGGGGCGGCACGGCCGGCTCAATGCCCGGCACTCCACCCACCATCCACGTGCAGGAACTCGCCGGTGACGAACGGTGACTCCTCCAAGTACAGGACGCCGCGCACGACGTCCTCGATTTCCCCAAGTTCGTTCATCGGGTGCAGGCCTTTCAAGAACTCGTGCGTGCTCTCGTGGTGCATCGGCGTCTTGATGACCCCCGGCGCAACGGCGTTAACCCGGATCCCCGACGTGGCGAACTCGACGGCCAAGGCTTTCGTGACAGCGGCGAGACCGCCCTTGGTGAGCGAGGCGAGCGCGGCCGGTAGAGCCGACAGGGCGCTTTCAACCAGGGAGGTGGTCACGTTGACGATGTGTCCGCCCTCGCCGGAGTCGAGCATGCGGCGCGCTGCGCGCTGGGTGACATGGAAGAACCCGGCGACGTTGGTCCGCAGGACGAGGTCGTACTCGTGCTGGGTGTAGTCGACGAATGGCTTGGCGAGGAAGACGCCGGCGTTGTTGACGAGGGTGTCGACGCGACCGAACTTGACCAGCGCCGTGTCGATGAGGTGCTCTGCTACGGCCGGGTCGCCGATGTCGCCGGCCACCGTCTCGACGCCCGCCTCCGACGAGGCTGTGATGGAGCGTGAGTTGGCAACAACGTCGAACCCGAGCTCCTTGTAGGCGCGGACCAGTCCGGCGCCGATTCCCTGCGAAGCTCCGGTGATGACAACCACCTTGTTCATAGTCATGAAAGGCAGCCCCTATGTCGACCAGCGACGCCGTATACCCATCCAAACTCCTCATGTTGGTGGTTCATGTCGAGTTACGCCTGGTAGTCGGCTGCTTGGCGGATGACGTCTGCCACAGCGTCGGGTCTGGAGAGCATCACGAAATGTGAGGCATCTTCGACTTCGGTTGCGGTGACACCGGCCCGGAGGTTCTGAAAGCGGTGCAGAGCGGGCGCGACCGGGCGATCCTGGGTCCCGAACACGGCCCACGACGGCTTGGTGTGCCAGGCCACGGAGGCGGCCGGCTCATCGAAGGCGGACGCCAATAGCGGCCGTTGCGCGTGCGCGAGGAACGTCGCCTGCTCCTCGGGCACGTCCGCGCAGAAGACGCTCTGGAACTGGTGGGGGTCGATCGATACCTCGACAGCTCCGTCGGCCAACATCCGCTGTTGGAACAGGGGGCCCATTGCAAGCGACGGATAGTGCGACTGCAGGTCGCTCAGCGATTCGCCTTCATCGGGCACAAGTCCAGCGGCGTACACAACCGCGGACACCTTTTCGGTGGCGCCGGCCACGGTGACTACGGCCGCACCGTAGGAGTGCCCGACGAGAACCACCGGCGGTTCGATTTCGTCGAGGACCGCCCCGATGTAGGCGGCGTCGTGGGCGAGTCCACGAAGAGGGTTCGGCGGTGCGAGCACCGGGTAGTCATCTGCGCTGAGGAGATCGAACACGGGTCGCCAAACGGCAGCGTCGGCGAACGCTCCGTGGACCAGGACGATGGTGGGTTTGGACATGAAACTCCTTCACTTCGGGAGACGAGCAAGAAGATGCGGGGAAGTTCGCTTCGGAATGGTCAGGGCTCCGTCGACGACACGGTGGGATCCTCCAGGTCGACCATTAGAACGGGAGTCAGTTTGTTCTTGAACCGTATGAGCCCGAGATTGCCGGCGGCGGCCAGGGCGGCGATGCCGGCAGAAGCGAGCCAGGCGTGGCGGAACACGTGGAGTCCGGCGCCGCCGGAGGCAAGACCGAGAATCGCGACGAGCACGCTGACACCCACGACGGAGCCGATCTGCTGAGACATCGAAACGATCGCGCTGCCTGTCGCCGAGTCCTCCGGGGCCAGGTCGGCGGTGGCCGTCGACAGGATCGTCGGCAGGGCCAGACCGGCGCCGGCACCGACCGCCATCCAGCACAGCAAGAAGTCCGAAACGTAGTGAGGGTGACTCCCGAGTCTGACCTCGAAGAGGATCGCGCCTAGGCCGATCACCACCGACCCCGCGGCCGCGATAATCCCGGCCGGCACCCGGGCCTTCTTTTGAAGGTTTTCTGCGATGGTCGCGAAGAACGGGACGACCGCGGGCCCCGGGGCGGAGGCCAGGCCGACTTTGATAGCGGAGTAGCCCCAGTGGAGCTGCAGCCAGAGGATCACCGACAGGAACAGGATGGAGAACGACGCGAGGGTGAGCAGGATCCCGGCATTGGCGGATGCGAAGACCCGGTCACGCATCAGGTCCAGCCTCATGACCGGCGCGGGGTGACGGGATGACCGTCGGACGAACGCAGCCAGCGCGGCCGCTGCGATGACGAACGAAGCGACCGTTCCCCCACTTGACCAGTGCCAGTCGGTTCCCTTCACCAAACCCAAGGCCAGCGAGCCGATCGCAACGATAAGCAACAGGGCGCCCAACGCATCAGGCACCCGGGCATCCTGCTCGTGACGCTGGTCAGGCACCAGGCGCAACGCGGCAGCGATGGCAACCAACCCGACGGGTACGTTCACGAGGAAGATCCAGCGCCAGGAAACCTGCAGGAGCAGGCCGCCGAGGACTGGCCCGGTCGAGGCGGCCAGGACCCCGGCAATGACCCAGATTTTGATGTAAGTGGCGACCTTCTCAGACGGTGCGGTAGTGAGGACCAGGCCGAGGCTTGTTGGGGTCAGCAGCGCAGCGCCCACAGCCTGCAGGGCGCGAAACGCGATCAGCACCCCGATTCCGCCGCTCAATGCACAGCCGAGGCTGGCCGAGATGAATAGCGCCAAGCCGAGCACGAAGCCGCTCTTGCGCCCGTAGCGATCGGCGAGCCGACCGGCGGGGACCAGCAGAGCGGCGTACACGATGGCATAAGCGCTGAGCACCCAGCTCAGGTTCGACAGCGACCTTTCGTGGATGCCTCGGCCAATTGCGGGCAGCCCGACATTGGTGATCCAAACGTCGAGAACAGCCACGAAACTGGCTGTCGCCAGGACCGCGAGAATCAGACCGGGTCGGGTCGGGCTCGACGTCTCGGAGACGGGCTCTTCCAGGGTAGGGACAAGATTGGACATGGTTTTACTCCCAATCGAGCCGGGCGCCCGCTGAGCGGCCCAGCCCACGAAAGGATCTGGACTAGATGTTCCAGAAACCTACCGAGTTCTGGAACGACTTGTCAAAAACTTTCTCGTCGACGTACTCTGGGCGCATGGCAAGACCGCAGAGTTACGTCCGCGATGAGGTCGTCCGCGCCGCGGAACGCCAGTTCCGCACCTCCGGTTACAACGGCACGACCGTTGATGACATCGCCGCGGCGACCGGGCTGGGCCGGG includes:
- a CDS encoding SDR family oxidoreductase gives rise to the protein MSKTILITGASNGFGRDTAETLHRAGHRVYASMRQIEGKNRPTAEALRKLDVKTVQLDVRIDRSVDAAVEYVLADAGKIDVLINNAGIGSAGVTEAFTTQQARAVFDTNVIGLLRVTRAVLPSMRKRNDGLIINIGSVLGRLTIPFLGLYGASKFAVEALTDSLRYELSQLGVEVVAVQPSAYPTNFFAASEPPARTEISKSYGEVSGIVDALSASLTERFEGADAPDPHDVAEAILGLVDQDKGYRAVRTVVGSSFGSDKANEDVAPLQAGLVEAFGLSHLEKLAG
- a CDS encoding phosphatase PAP2 family protein; translated protein: MTDGSEIPSDLAAAVRSGRTSARPRWWPELLLLGGGYGLYHLAQIHAPRVAATRHGWNILAWERSAKIGFDLSINRFVAARSWLAVPADYYYATLHFLVPISVLVWLWRSHPDWYRQARRVIVAGTLIALVVFWLYPSAPPRLLGGSGFIDTNVAFHTIFDVERGSSSRAADLYATMPSLHLGWALWCAWAAAGPLRRPIARKTVYLYPVLTAAVVMATGNHFFLDLIGGAAVMGLGWVASLWIPDMSARLRLFKRRRVPARVWVAAFASTIGPLAVVSAVLGGGNLAASGLHAIVHAHPIWLIVAAVAEAGSMAALAGLHRRALRTTGVAVRRRTAAAITFASNAISASLPLVGSLAGTTNTWRQYHRQGAAAPAVTWALGASGVASSLAFTLIIGLAATASGNPAFMGAGAAGTLIVLALTATVAVGTRLPALRARLEDTVTGLLFRLPGRASRCPLADPAGSVRNFIEKFGSYSPSVGDIGFAVSAGVLNWTLDALTLALAIRAAGGHLPLTDLIVVWAAAATASTVSITPSGIGVVEPVLAASMVLAGLTHSKAIAAALLYRSISVVLVVLVGWVLQWSLSRVGTAPAPAHQHPKGAALRVGLLARRPAAASVCRYQAQGALEGSHADEGLDERIAS
- a CDS encoding VOC family protein, with the protein product MPGLPTLSEGIALTHFIVASDVERAGRFYTDILGGEIVLAGEPTVVALANSWIIINTGGGPTDDKPTITLHTPENLDRVSSFLNIRVADIQAVYETWSGRGAKFITPPIDRGQEIRCYLHDPDGHLIEVGQIKQTSA
- a CDS encoding helix-turn-helix domain-containing protein; amino-acid sequence: MLNRDYEGQNCSVARALEIVGARWTLLIIRDVLLGLRRFDQLQNSLGIARNVLSDRLNWLVSEGVLERVRYSDHPSRYEHQPTKKGRDLNIALTALRQWGDDYLNEAPPRLQLRKSDKKPVVAAIVPKGTKSLRLDEIETVPGPGAST
- a CDS encoding helix-turn-helix domain-containing protein → MNGPVASCTGLIGQRRSLLIVSDALSGVSRFDDFRARLGISASTLTRRLNDLVDAGVLERVPYQLHPPRSDYQLTEKGQDLRLVVTMMEQWEDRWTVP
- a CDS encoding helix-turn-helix domain-containing protein, which codes for MAKRSYQHYCAIAKALDLIGDRWNLLIVRELLLQGPCRYTDLLHGLPGIASNLLTDRLRDLEEAGVITREDAPPPIATTLFRLTPRGLELKAIVHDLGRWGAPLMAERDERDVYRESWLALPVSLFVTDRAPEEPPVTIELRAGGEPITVVTGEGKLHTRPGGTPHPDLVLTGEPQLVVGVLTGDLTLSAARGRGLRTQGNTKVLARLQPEFQ
- a CDS encoding pyridoxamine 5'-phosphate oxidase family protein, with the translated sequence MPGRRGLNASNLSAFSELIPLDRGLCVVSTVRPDGNVHSSVANAGVLAHVASKNTVVGFAAMGSSQKLRHLRADPHITVVARAGLRWAAVEGYAEIIGPDDPSPHMDDESLRQLLRGVFVAAGGTHHDWDAYDRVMVQDRRAAVLVTPRRVYTNPSR
- a CDS encoding MFS transporter yields the protein MQRRALVLPSLLLAAFIINLDITIVNVALPSLVRELHASNSQLQWVVDGYNLLFAALLLAAGSLSDRLGRKEFLVGGLVVFGAGSVFGGVTTSVGPLIAARCVMGVGAAMIFPATLSLISNIFTDRTARAKAIGLWGATTGMAIALGPIVGGWLLEQFSWSSIFYAMAPVAGLAALMAASSVPTSRDPSAHRFDLAGLVLSAAAMAVLTFTLIEAPSHGWGSRRSIAGYAIAAVLFAVFVLRERGADEPMLDISLFRNPRFTAASGSVTVIFFGLTGFSFLITQYFQFFKRYAPLETGVHLLPVALSVGVMSVVGTKLAVNVGTKQIVAIGMFCSAAFFAWVSRVSIHTGYPEIVGQMIVGGSSVGLVSAPATEAILGVVSAAKAGIGSAVNDATRLLGSTLGIAVTGSIYASIYRNHVAGRLPSTLAPQLARTARDSVGAAFRVASSPSLSGRAGVGNAVHTAATRAFFDGMKVALIPIAILSALGGVMALLLLPAHPVISNDGEEVEQEPFLAAPLEA